Within Micromonospora parathelypteridis, the genomic segment CAGCTCCCGGCGCAGCCCGACGGCGGCCTGGCCGATGGTCTCCAGCAGCAACCAGAGCCGGGCGTCGTCGACCGAACGGGCCTCCTTGGCACTGGCCCGCGCCACGCCGGCGGCGGACTCGGCCTCGGCCAGCCGAGCCCGGGCGCGACGTAGTTCGGCGTCCACGTCGGCGCTGGCGCGCGCGGCCCGGCCGCGCTCGGTGGCCAGCAGCTCGGTGGCCTTGCGCTCGCGGGCCTGGGTCTCCCGCAGGGTGCGCGCGACCTGCCGGGACTCCTCGCGGAGCTGACCCAGCTCCTCACGGACGCGGGCCAGCTCGTCGCGGAGCTTCTCGGCCTCGACCCGGGCCACCGCTCGGTCGTGCTCGGCGCGGGTGGCCCGCTGCTCGGCCTCCCGGACCAACTCGGCGACGACCGCGCTGTCCGCCTCGGCGCGCACGGCGGCGCCGCTGGCGTCGATCAGCTCCCGCCAGCCGCGCGGCCGGGCCAGGTAGGCCAGCGCGGCGACCTCGACCGGGTCGGCGGCGGCGGGAGCGGTGCCCTCGACGACGGCAGCACCGAGGTCACCGGCGTCGGTCAGGACCCGGGCGGTGACCCGCTGCCGGAACAGCGGGTCGGCGGTGAGCTGGGCGGCGATGGCGGGAGCACCGAGCCGGGCCCGCCGGTTGGGGGCGAACTTGGCCACCCGGCGCAACGGCACCGGCACCTCGTCGGCGGGCAGGGTGGGCAGCACCGCGGCGGTCAGCGTCACGATCCGCTGGCGGACCGGCTCGGGCAGCGTCGGCTCCGGTTCGACAGCCGGACCGTCGTCCGGTGTCGGGCCGGATGCGTCTGATGTCTCGCTGACTACGTTGTCGTCCGGGTTGCCCGCGGCACCGTCGAGCGCGACCAGATCCTCCTGCGGGAGGTGATCGTCGTAGGGCTCGGTGAGGGGCATGTGGCAAGTCTCCCACCGCGACCGGGCCCACCGCCCGGTGAGTGAGCCGATCTCTCATCCTAGCCCCCATGGTGACGGATGGGGCGGCTGCGACAGGAGTGTCGGACCGGGCGGCTAGCGTGCCGCCGATGGCACAGGCGGAGTACGTCCAGGAGTCGCTGGCCGGTTTCGACCCGGCGGCGGGCGGGGTGGACCCGGCGCTGCCGCTCTACGCGACCACCTTCGTGGTGGTCGACCTGGAGACGACCGGCGGCGCGCCGGACGGCGGCGGCATCACCGAGATCGGCGCGGTCAAGGTGCGCGGTGGCGAGCAGTTGGGCGTGTTGGCGACTCTGGTCAACCCGGGCCAGCCGATCCCGCCGTTCATCACCGTGCTGACCGGGATCACCCAGGCGATGCTGGTGCCGGCGCCGCCGATCGAGCAGGTGCTGCCGAGCTTCCTGGAGTTCATCGCCGACGCGGTGCTGGTGGCGCACAACGCCCCGTACGACGTGGGCTTCCTCAAGGCCGCCTGCGCGAAGCACGGCTACCGCTGGCCCAACCCCCGCGTGCTCGACACGGCGGCGCTGGCCCGCCGGGTGCTGACCAAGGACGAGGTGCCCAACCGCAAGCTGGGCACACTGGCCGCCTACTTCCGCACCACCACCCAGCCCACCCACCGGGCGTTGGACGACGCGAAGGCCACCGTCGACGTGCTGCACGGGCTGATCGGTCGGCTCGGTGGGCACCGGGTGGACACGGTCGGCGACGCCATCGAGTTCGCCCGGGCGGTCACCCCGACGCAGCGTCGCAAACGGCACCTGGCCGAAGGGCTGCCCAAGGTCCCCGGCGTCTACATCTTCCGGGCCGCCGACGACCGCCCGCTCTACGTGGGCACCTCGGTCGACATCGCCACCCGGGTGCGCAGCTACTTCACGGCCGGGGAGAAGCGTGCCCGGATCTCCGAGATGCTGGGCGTGGCCGAGCGGGTCGAGGCGGTGGAGTGCGCCCACTCGTTGGAGGCGGAGGTCCGCGAGCTGCGTCTGATCGCCGCGCACGCCCCGCCGTACAACCGGCGGTCGAAATACCCGGAGCGGATGGTCTGGCTCAAGCTCACCGACGGTCCGTACCCTCGGCTCTCGATCGTCCGTGACCTCTCCCCCACCGACACCGCCTACCTCGGGCCGTTCACGTCCCGGCGGGCCGCGGAGTTGGCCGCCGCCGGTTTCCACGACGCCGTGCCGCTGCGCCAGTGCACGCACCGGCTCTCGCTGCGCACCGTCACGCCGGCCTGCGCGCTGGCCGAGCTGGGTCGCTGCCCGGCACCCTGCGAGCACAAGATCACCCCCGAGGAGTACGACGACAGCGCCGCCGCGCCCTTCCGCACCGCCACGACCAGCGACCCACAGCCGGTGGTGGACGCGCTGCTCGCCCGGATCGAGGTGCTCTCGGCCGACCAGCGCTACGAGGAGGCCGCGGTGGTGCGGTCCCGGCTGGCCGCGGTGCTGCGGGCCACCGTGCGGATGCAGCGGCTGGCCGCGCTGACCGGGATCGGCGAGTTGGCCGCGGCCCGGCCGGCCGCCCGGGGCGGCTGGGAGTTGGCGCTGGTGCGGCACGGCCGGCTGGCCGGCGCGGGCGTGTCCCCGCCGGGCGTCCACCCGCGGCCCACGCTGAACGCCATCCGGGCCACCGCCGAGACGGTGTCGGGTGGGCACGGCCCGGTGCCGGCGGCCACCGCCGAGGAGTCCGAGCGGATCCTGTCCTGGTTGGAACGACCGGAGACCCGACTGGTCGAGATGTCCTCCGGTTGGTCCTCCCCGGTGGGTGGCGCGGGGCGGTTCCGTGACCTGCTGGCGAAGGCAGAGAACGGGGCGTCCCACCAACTCTCGACCGAACGCTCATGACCAACTGACCGATCGGACTACGTCGACTCGCTTAGGCTGTTAGAGAAGTGCAGTCCTGCCCGATTAGTGGGCCTGCTCCCCGCCGCCGGCGTCCGGCGATGTGGAGCCGGGGTGAGGAGGTGTCCCTCGTGGACGTCGACGCCGGACACGGCGCCGCCCTGGGGGGCGCCCTTCCGACACAGCCAGGTGAGCTGCCGCTCGCGCGCCGGCTGCGGTCGTTGCTCAGCTGGCCGACCACCGACTCCGACCCGGTCACCCAACTGGTTCGCACCCATCGGGGCATCCACGCCGGCACCGATCCCGCCGTGCTGCGCCGTGCGTACACGATCGCGGAGAACATGCACCGCGGGCAGTTCCGCAAGAGCGGGGAGCCGTACATCACCCACCCCCTCGCGGTGGCGCAGATCTGCGCCGAGCTGGGGATGGACACCACCACCCTGGTCGCGGCGCTGCTGCACGACACCGTGGAGGACACCCGCTACACCCTCCAGGCGCTCTCCGAGGACTTCGGCGGCGAGGTGGCCCACCTGGTCGACGGGGTGACCAAGTTCGACAAGGCGTTCTACGGCAAGGCCGCCGAGGCGGAGACGATCCGCAAGATGATCGTGGCGGCCGCGAAGGACGTCCGGGTGCTGATCATCAAGCTGGCCGACCGGCTGCACAACATGCGCACCCTCGGGGTGCGCTCCGCGTCGTCGCGGGAACGGATCGCCCGTAAGACCCAGGAGGTGCTGGTCCCGCTCTGCGACCGGCTGGGCATCCAGACCCTCAAGCGCGAGCTGGACGACGTGGTGCTGCTGCATCTGGAGCCCGACGAGCACGCCCGGCTGGCCCGGCACGTGCACGATCGGCCGGGCTGGGACAACTACCTCAACTCGGTGGTCACCCGGACCCGGGCCGCGCTGAAGCGCAGCCGGGTCGACGCCGAGGTGAGCCCCCGCCCCCGGCACCTCTACTCGATCTGGAAAGACACCATCGCCGGCGGCCACACCGCCCCGTACGACCTGCCCCGCATCGTGGTGGTGGTCGACGGCCCGGCCACCGACTGTTACGCCGCGCTGGGCGCGATCCACGGCACCTGGCGACCGGTGCCCGGCCGTTTCAAGGACTTCATCGCCTCACCGAAGAACAACCTCTACCGCTCGTTGCACACCAGCATCTGCGGCCCGCAGGACCGCACCGTGGAGGTGCTGATCCGCACCGAAGAGATGCACCGCTCCGCCGAGTACGGCATCGCCGCCGGCTTCCGCTTCCCCCGTTCGGCGAGCAGCAACGCCACGGCCCGCGCCGAGCAGTTGGACTGGCTGCGCCGGGTGCTCGACTGGGAGCCGGACGCCGCCGACCCGGCGCAGTTCCTCGAGTCGCTGCGCTGCGACCTCGCCGAGGGCCAGATCCAGGTCTTCGCCGACGGACAGCAGGTCGTGCTGCCGGCCGGCGCCACGCCGGTCGACCTCGCGTACGAGCTGGGCAGCGAACGGGGCGACCACTGCCTCGCCGCGCGGATCAACGGGCGACTGGCCCCGCTGAGCTCGGAGCTGGACGAGGGCGACGTGGTGGAGATCTTCACCGAGAACGACGGCGACAACGGCTTCGAGGCCGGCGTGGCGTCGCGCGGCCCCCGCCGGGAGTGGCTGAGCTTCGTCAAGTCGCCGCACGCGCAGATGCAGATCAACCGGTGGTTCGCCGAGCACACCGAGCCGGGCATCACGATCAGCGACAAGGTCCGCCTCGGTCGGGCCACCATCGGGCTCGCCCTGCGTCAGCACAACCGAGGCCTCGCCAGTGACCTGCCGCTGCTGCGCCTCTCCGAGGAGTTGGGCTATCCCGACCTGGAGACCCTGCTGGTCGCGGTCTTCGACCGGGTGATCGAACCAGACACCGTGGTACGCCAGCTCATCGACCTGGTCGACCATCGACAGTGAGCCGACGGGCCCCAGCGCGTCCGAAGGACATTCGTGACCACTAACCTGGGGTCATGATCCCCCGCTCCCGAGCCACCGGTCGGGCCTTGTTCTACCAGGCCTTCTATCGCCTGCCGCTGCCGGTGCGTCGGCGCCTGGTTCGGCTGGCCGTGCCCAAGTACATCGTCGGGGCGGTCACTCTGGTCCGCGACGCCGAGGCTACGGGCGCGGGTCGGTTGCTGATGCTGCGCCAGCCACCCGGCAAGGGCTGGTCGCTCCCCGCCGGCCTGCTGGACCGCGGTGAGGCACCGGTGGCGGGCGCGGCCCGCGAGCTGTTCGAGGAATCCGGCATCCGACTCCCCCCGTCCCGGCTGCGTCCGGCGGTGCCGAACGCGATCGTGCACGCCAAGGGCTGGGTGGACATGGTCTTCGAGACCGAGGTACCGGCGTCCAGCACCGAGCTGGCGGTCGACGGCGCGGAGGTCTTCGAGGCCGCGTGGCATCCCCTGGACGACCTACCCAAGCTGACCTGGCCGACCGCCCGGCTGCTCGCCTACTACGACATCGGGCCGCTGGCCGGGCAGT encodes:
- a CDS encoding NUDIX hydrolase, translating into MIPRSRATGRALFYQAFYRLPLPVRRRLVRLAVPKYIVGAVTLVRDAEATGAGRLLMLRQPPGKGWSLPAGLLDRGEAPVAGAARELFEESGIRLPPSRLRPAVPNAIVHAKGWVDMVFETEVPASSTELAVDGAEVFEAAWHPLDDLPKLTWPTARLLAYYDIGPLAGQFPPPVPDDMP
- a CDS encoding DEDD exonuclease domain-containing protein, encoding MAQAEYVQESLAGFDPAAGGVDPALPLYATTFVVVDLETTGGAPDGGGITEIGAVKVRGGEQLGVLATLVNPGQPIPPFITVLTGITQAMLVPAPPIEQVLPSFLEFIADAVLVAHNAPYDVGFLKAACAKHGYRWPNPRVLDTAALARRVLTKDEVPNRKLGTLAAYFRTTTQPTHRALDDAKATVDVLHGLIGRLGGHRVDTVGDAIEFARAVTPTQRRKRHLAEGLPKVPGVYIFRAADDRPLYVGTSVDIATRVRSYFTAGEKRARISEMLGVAERVEAVECAHSLEAEVRELRLIAAHAPPYNRRSKYPERMVWLKLTDGPYPRLSIVRDLSPTDTAYLGPFTSRRAAELAAAGFHDAVPLRQCTHRLSLRTVTPACALAELGRCPAPCEHKITPEEYDDSAAAPFRTATTSDPQPVVDALLARIEVLSADQRYEEAAVVRSRLAAVLRATVRMQRLAALTGIGELAAARPAARGGWELALVRHGRLAGAGVSPPGVHPRPTLNAIRATAETVSGGHGPVPAATAEESERILSWLERPETRLVEMSSGWSSPVGGAGRFRDLLAKAENGASHQLSTERS
- a CDS encoding NYN domain-containing protein, which gives rise to MPLTEPYDDHLPQEDLVALDGAAGNPDDNVVSETSDASGPTPDDGPAVEPEPTLPEPVRQRIVTLTAAVLPTLPADEVPVPLRRVAKFAPNRRARLGAPAIAAQLTADPLFRQRVTARVLTDAGDLGAAVVEGTAPAAADPVEVAALAYLARPRGWRELIDASGAAVRAEADSAVVAELVREAEQRATRAEHDRAVARVEAEKLRDELARVREELGQLREESRQVARTLRETQARERKATELLATERGRAARASADVDAELRRARARLAEAESAAGVARASAKEARSVDDARLWLLLETIGQAAVGLRRELALDPVDKLPADFVADAFAEQPGTAPASPAARARDTDDPARLDQLLALPRAHLVVDGYNVTKRGFGEMSLEQQRKRLITGLGGIAAQTGDEITVVFDGAERMHGLPPAPRGVRVLFSRKGETADELIRRLVRAEPSGRPVVVVSSDREVADGVRRHGAYPLGADSLLRRLARS
- a CDS encoding RelA/SpoT family protein; amino-acid sequence: MDVDAGHGAALGGALPTQPGELPLARRLRSLLSWPTTDSDPVTQLVRTHRGIHAGTDPAVLRRAYTIAENMHRGQFRKSGEPYITHPLAVAQICAELGMDTTTLVAALLHDTVEDTRYTLQALSEDFGGEVAHLVDGVTKFDKAFYGKAAEAETIRKMIVAAAKDVRVLIIKLADRLHNMRTLGVRSASSRERIARKTQEVLVPLCDRLGIQTLKRELDDVVLLHLEPDEHARLARHVHDRPGWDNYLNSVVTRTRAALKRSRVDAEVSPRPRHLYSIWKDTIAGGHTAPYDLPRIVVVVDGPATDCYAALGAIHGTWRPVPGRFKDFIASPKNNLYRSLHTSICGPQDRTVEVLIRTEEMHRSAEYGIAAGFRFPRSASSNATARAEQLDWLRRVLDWEPDAADPAQFLESLRCDLAEGQIQVFADGQQVVLPAGATPVDLAYELGSERGDHCLAARINGRLAPLSSELDEGDVVEIFTENDGDNGFEAGVASRGPRREWLSFVKSPHAQMQINRWFAEHTEPGITISDKVRLGRATIGLALRQHNRGLASDLPLLRLSEELGYPDLETLLVAVFDRVIEPDTVVRQLIDLVDHRQ